Genomic window (Musa acuminata AAA Group cultivar baxijiao chromosome BXJ1-9, Cavendish_Baxijiao_AAA, whole genome shotgun sequence):
ATTTGTAAATGTTAGTTTTTTGGTGGATAATCTATCATCATCTTCGATGAAATCTTTTGGAATGACTAATTGGAAGCATGCATCCAATTAAATGGCGGTGCCAAAAATTGGTATCTGCTTGGGAATAAAAAATTCGTGGCATGAGAAGCTATAGGACCTTTTGTTGGTGGGAACCTTCTAGGAAGGTCCTTCCATTTAGGTGCTCTTGAGCTTAAGTGAATAATGTTCCTGTAATCTTAAGCATTGCTTTGACTTAATTGAAATATAGAGTTGTCAGTCCCAAGTCCCAAATACTTCAGTGAAGCTATTGTAAAAGTCTAGGACTGCTTGTATGGAAATCTTTGATCCTGTTAAATGTCTAAAGCCTCATATAATAATCATTATGACAATCTTGTAATATGAACTAACCAAGTTTATGGACCTATAGATCGggaaggaagaagacaaggaggaTTCTCTTCTTTAGGCAATTTCATAGAAAGAAGATGGTATTGGTCGTGCAAATTAAACAGGCCATAGTACAGGTTTCAGTTTTGCAAACATCATTCAAACCTAAAGATGGGAATCACCTGCTGTGAAGAAGAAACATAGCACATGATCTGGTTGGCTGAAGCAATGTGTATATAAAGAGTCATGAAAACGTATTTGACGGAATTTGGAAATAAGACAGGTTTAGATAAGTAAATGTTTTCCAAATGAAAGAGGAATAGTAGGTGTCTCAGCAGTTATGCAATGAAAAATTGTTAGGAAAATCAATCCATATTGTGGTTATGATTTACAAAGTAGAGTTCTTAGAATAGTAGGCCAAATTAATGAAAGAAGGTAACTTCTACTTTGGTGAGGCATTCTCTTTTCAATTTGATATCCATAAATCTTGAAGTTAGCAGCAGGATAGTCCGGTAGTAGCTAGCAACCAAGAAGACACTTCATTTCAGTGCATTATGGAAGAGCCATAGAGAATCCCTCTCAGGTAGCAAGCAAGTTTCAGCAATTAATATCTTCGACTTTGGGGCTTGAATGGGTGCAAATTAGTTTTCAGAAGCACCTGAAAAGGTACAGCCAATGATATTCCCATTCCATCACCATTCATGCTCGCTATAATTGAATCCCTTGCAACCATGAATCATGCACTTGTATCCTCTTATTTGTGTGGTGGTATGGACTTGCATTTGAACCGTACAGCTCATATCATCTTTGGACTCAATAGGAATAGTTGTTGGATGAATTGTAAAACCAGTATGGCTTGGAAATTGTTATAAAACACAATATGCATTAGAAACCATAATGTTGCATTGAACAATTTCAATATCATGTTCTAATGAAAGCATGGTTTTCAGGCCGAAGCTTGGGTTAATAATATGAGCAGACCAGCGATTTATGAGCAGAGTGAAGTAGAATTTGAGGGTCGACCTTCGAGGTGTCCACTATGTTATATGCATACGAGAATATTTATTTTGGACAAGATATTCTTTGGGGCCTCAATATCTGGTTGATTAATGCTTGTGTAGGTTAGGTCTGGGAGCTAAAATCACACCAAAAATGAAAGCGGCAGTTTCAAGTGATCCAGTTGAACAGAAATTGCTTGGGAAGTTGAACTCAAAGAAGAAACTGTCTTCGGAAAATGTAGAGAAAGCTAGCCCAGTTAAAGAGAATTCACCAAGCGACGATGATGAAAATGAACCAGAGAGCAGAACAAGTGCTTTTGTGAAGAAGAGACCAATGCCTCCAGCAACATCTTTGCAGTCTTCCAAGAAGAGAAAATGACATTCTGTAATCTTTGTCAGGTTTAAATTGTGTAGATGAGGTGCGCTGCACTTGTTCTCAAATTATTTATCATTGTCCATGTTCTTACAAGGTTCCTTCACATTCTGAATGTTAGAACCTTTTCCCTTGATCAATCAAGTCCCATACCATCTACATTGTTTTACTTCATTTCCTTGATTTATGATACTGATATATCCACAGTATTTAGAAACTACTATGATCTTACAGGAGAGTTATATCTGTATTCAGTGTTTAAAATTGAGTGCTCAATCGACCATATGATGTGAAATCTTTGCAAGCATGAATTTGGCAGGGGGGCTTTTCTAAAGTAGCCATAATTTGCATGTGATATTATGAAGTGATCTTATTTCACTTCTGTGGGACTAAACATAAGATTGTTAGGAAGGTTGTAAATTTTTTATGCAAATTAAATACCGACAACTATGTCTAAAGTATTTAATTTACTATTAGATGGATGTTAAATGGAGGATTTAAATATTTGAAGGAATAAATATTATATCGTAATTTGAAGGGTAAATAATGATGTTTGCAAACTTTAAGGGCAATTTTCTTTAAAGAGTCTCTCTATTTCCACATAAAAGCTGGGGTTGCTTGTAGCATTATTTCCATACAGGAATCACATATGGTCTAACAAAAACCATAGACCATATTGACTACATGAAGATGCGAACAAATGAGGAAGATGTTATCCAAAATATTCTTAAGGAACCATGAAATGTTCACATTTCTCTTAGTAAAATTAACTAATTCAAGAGAATTGGATTTGATGCAAATGTTGGAGAGGCTTTCAAGGAAATGACATGGCTCATAAATCTGTCAATTTTGGGAGAATTATGAGCTTTTCATCTTTTTCGGCTTCTAATGACCCCCGAATAACTTAATTTATAAAGGCTTTTTATCTCCTTTCGAAAGTGATTGAGGGTTTAGAAAGTTGGAGTTATgcgataagaaaaataaaaaaaattatggaaaaaagtaaaattaatttttttttccagaaatttacttaaaaagaaaattatttaaaaaaatattaatttattatttttaacatgGTGTAAGTTTGCATGTGAATGTAAACCCTCCAAGACGCAGCAGACCAATGAAGACCACAACGTCGGAAGGTAGCGGGAAGCCATCGATGGCCCACAGAAACGGTGGGGTTATTAGTCCTCTGGCGTAGACCAAAGGGAAACACACGCAACGACCCCGGTAGCCCACATGGGGTGTAGCGGCGAGCAAAAGATCGATTTTTTCTGAGCAGCGGTGGATTAGCACACCTGGATCAGATGTTTCCGTGACAGCAATTTTCTCGGGGAATAATTGTGCTGAGATTTGTTGCGTCTAGAAAACTCTGTCCTATCTTCTCTTAATCCATCGTTCACTGGTTGTCTTTGATCCATGATTCTCCTGCTGCTTCTGGCTTGGAGCGATCGCTGATTTCGTTCCCTTCAGCTGCTATTTCCATCCAATTTTTCTGTGTTCTGGAGTTCTTGTCTCTGTTTTAGGGTTTCTTTGATCCTCTTGGACTTCCATCTCCTCTAGTTTTCTTGGTTCGTTCTTTCATTCCTGTAACGAACACCAGATGATGGCATGCTTTGGTTacttgaggaagaagaagaagagctcatcACCAAAGAGGAACACGACACCAGGTGAGGCAGCAGCTTCTGTGCCCGCGTCGACCGGTAGTATCAGCCCTTGCAAGTCTGCGGTATCTGCGTCGCCGCGAAGAGGCATACCGGACTTGTACCAGGAGAAAGCTCACAACTTGCGCGTTTTTGAGCTGGATGAGCTGAATAGTGCCACTAATGAGTTCAACCGGATGCTCAAAATTGGGCAAGGTGGGTTTGGGAGCGTGTATAAGGGATTTATTAAACCTCCAGATGGAAAGGGGGAGAGGATGGCCGTGGCGATCAAGAAACTCAACCAGAAAGGATTGCAGGTACTGTTGTTATCTGACTGCCAATTTTGACCTTGAAGCGATTTACCGTTGTACGAAGAAAAGAGAAGCAATCTAGACTTCCTTTGGCTATATATAACTCGGGTTGTCAGTTATATCGAGTATTGtatgattatgatgatgattaataTCAAGAAAGATTCGTGCTTCACTAGATAAGTTTTATATTTGTGAAGGTGGAGATACATCTAATTTCTCTTCTTTTGGAAGTTGTCTTGGCTGACTCATCCCAGGTTTTGGTCTAATAGATAGTGTGGATTGTAGCGATTGGAGATACATCTAAACGGTAGGGACAGCATCTACTAGATTTTTCGGCAGTGGCTGTCAAAATTATTGCTTTAGTTGCATCTACTAAGACAGCTTGAGAGGTCCATGCCAAAACCTTTCTGGAAGGGCACATAACTGGCAATTCTTAAAACAATACATAGAATCGGTTGAGGAAATCCCAGGAACTTAAAGTTAATTTATGATAGAAAGGAGAAGAAAGTTCACCAATATGTATAATTAGCAGTTTTGGGTGGATATTACCACCTGATGATTTTCAAACAATGAAAATATTGCGATTGCATTATTTCTTTTAGTTGTCTGATATCATAATTGATGTGATCTGAGTTGGTAAACTATAGATTACATATTTTCTTTTAAATAATTTGATTAGTTGAACAAttgtaagtttttattttaaatgaccgTGATATTGATATGCTAAACTCTATTTGCATGGAAAATGATGGATAATCTGTTGATTTGCTTAATATGAATTAATTCTTCATTGCGTATAGGGTTTTTAGTTTGTATCTGGTATCCTTGTCAGCATATTGTAAAAATACTTGCCTTGCCTACATCTATAGCCTATTATATATCTAATTCTGATATTCTTAAACATGAGACATAGTCAGACCGGCTTGTCTTGATATATATGTACTTGTCTTTGAGAACAGGCAGATGCCTTTTTTGTTTGATGAAAATTGCTTTATTCTTGACGTGCCAAATTAGTGCAGCCACGTCCTTTCAATTTCTCTGTTTCTTTGTATATCTGGTTTTACTGATATTCTTCCTTGAAATTTAGGGACACAAGCAATGGTTGACAGAAGTTCAATTTCTTGGGGTTGTTGACcacccaaatcttgtaaaacttattGGATATTGTTCTGTAGATGATGAAAGAGGAATCCACAGGCTATTGGTCTATGAGTTTATGCCTAACAAGACTTTGGAAGATCATTTATTCAACAGGTCTTATCCTGTACTTTCATGGAAGCGAAGGCTGCAGATATCTTTGGGTGCAGCTGAAGGATTAGCTTATCTACATAAAGGGTTCGAAGAAGTTCAGGTTTCTTCAAAGT
Coding sequences:
- the LOC103998835 gene encoding uncharacterized protein LOC103998835, with amino-acid sequence MGTESKAKGPPKVVKLDKALKLAEAWVNNMSRPAIYEQSEVEFEGRPSRLGLGAKITPKMKAAVSSDPVEQKLLGKLNSKKKLSSENVEKASPVKENSPSDDDENEPESRTSAFVKKRPMPPATSLQSSKKRK
- the LOC103998836 gene encoding probable serine/threonine-protein kinase PBL19, producing the protein MMACFGYLRKKKKSSSPKRNTTPGEAAASVPASTGSISPCKSAVSASPRRGIPDLYQEKAHNLRVFELDELNSATNEFNRMLKIGQGGFGSVYKGFIKPPDGKGERMAVAIKKLNQKGLQGHKQWLTEVQFLGVVDHPNLVKLIGYCSVDDERGIHRLLVYEFMPNKTLEDHLFNRSYPVLSWKRRLQISLGAAEGLAYLHKGFEEVQVIYRDFKASNILLDKEFKPKLSDFGLAREGPTAGRTHVTTAVVGTHGYAAPEYIETGHLTIKSDVWSFGVVMYEILTGRRSLEVNRPKSEQRLLDWVRQFPPDTRKFSMIMDPRLRNEYPLEAACEIAKLANSCVTKNAKARPSMSEVVETLRRATQITAKGS